CCGCGAATGCAATCGCGTGCTGGTCTGTGACACCGACAGCTTTGCCACGGTGCTCTGGCATCGCCGCTATGTGGGACGCGACGACGATGCGCTGAAACTCATTGCGAAGGAACGCCGGGCCGATCTCTACCTGCTCACCGGCGATGAGATCCCTTTCGTTCAGGATGGCCTGCGCGATGGCGAGCACATCCGCCACGAGATGCATGCGTGGTTCGAGTCGGCGCTGCGGGATCAGTCCGTGCCGTGGCACCTGCTGCGCGGAGATCGCGGGCGGCGACTGGGCGAGTCGCTGGAGATCATCCGTTCACTTTGGCCGGGCGTCGCTTGAATCACTCCGCCTCGATCGTCTCTTTCCCGCCCATCTTCATCCTTTCGTTCAGGACATTCTGATACATGAAGGAGCCACCGATGCACAGGACGCCGAGGACGATGTAGAGGAAGCGGAGATTGCTGCGGTCAATATTTCCAACCCAGTGGTCCACGATGGTTGCGGAGACGCTTCCCAAGACGAACATCAGCACGGAGTAAAACCATGCACGCCGGAGACCGGCGAACTCACCGACGGGGAAGTCATAGCCACCGAGAAACCAGAAGCCTGCGAGCAAGGCGACAAGGATGCCGACACGGACAGGCGTGAACGTAAACTCCATGAATCAGGAGGATGCCCGGACCCGGCCCTTGATCGAGCTGAATTCCACATGTCCCGTCCGGATCAAAGCGGAAAGAGGCTCCCAGTGATCGCGGAACGAGTCGGCGGCAACCCATTTGCCTTGGGATTGCAGCTCGCGCAGCAACAGCGCCATCCGCCTCTCCAAATCGGCATCCACCGGCAAACATGATCTCCAAAGGTCATACGCGACCAGGAGACGGACCGGGCCGGCGGTGAAGAGAGTGGATAGAATCCAAGTCGAGGCTGACAACTGGTTCACACGGAACCGCAATTCCGCCGCGCCGATGGAGTCCACACCTTCCTTCCACATGACGGCGTCATCCACATCAGGAGTCCGACCTGCCCGGTGCTGCCGCCACCCGCTGATGGTGATGACAAGCAGGGCCGATGAAATGGTCGCCGGAGCCAGCCATGGCGCGGGAGTGATGCCCGACATCTTGATCCCCTGCCCTGCCACGAAGCTGAAAAATGCCCCGGCGAGCCCGTATGCGAGAACCCCCAGACACACGGATCCGGTGGCTTTGATGCGCTGGCGGCGATTGAAGGATCGGATCACGGCACCAGCAGCACTTTCCCGTCACGTCCAGCAGCTGACACTCTCTCCAGCGCTGTGCCGGATGACTCAAGCGAATGGGTCGAGTCCACTGGCATCGTGAGGCTGCCGTTTGTCATGAGCGCGGCGAGCTTGGCATAGGCCTCGTCGAGTTCCTGCTTCGGGGCGCTCTCGATCCATTTGGTGATCCACAGGCCGCGGAGCTGGAGATCCTTGAAGATGAGCAGGCCATTCGGCACGGTCAGGGGCCGCCGGGCCATCGCGCCGTAGGTGATGTGGATGCCGCCGGGTGCGAGGAGATTCATCAGCCGCAGCGCGCTTTCCCCGCCGACGCAATTGAAGGCAAGTGCGGGCTTCCCGGCCCCTGCGGACTTCACCGCGTCCATGCCGGCATCGTCGTCGGTGACCACCAGGTCCGCACCAAGCGCCTGAAGCTCGTCAATCAACTCGGGGCGACGTACTAGGTTTATCGTACGAATGCCCAGCTCTCTCGCCACGGCGATCACGCACCGCCCCACCGCGGAATTCGCCGCATTCTGGACAATCCACGATCCACTCGCGGGAGTGCCGGTTCCGGTGAGCAGCCGCCAGGCTGTGGCGGGGTTCACTTTCAGCATCGCGGCCTGGAGCGGATCGAGGTCCGCAGGGATCTTGAAAAGATGATCCGCGGGAAGCTGCACGTGGGTCGCCCAGCTTCCGGCACGCCGCAGCATGATGGCGCGGTCTCCGATGCGCAGGTCCGACGACCGGCTCTCGATCACCTCGCCGCAGCCCTCGATACCCGGCACCGCGGGCAGCTCCGGCTTCACGCCATAGGTGCCCTCGATGAAATTCAGGTCGGCGGGATTCACCGGCGCAGCCAGGATCTTCAGCCGCACCTCGCCCTCGGCAAGAGGCGGCAGCTCCAGTGGCTCGAGCTTCAGGACGTCCTGGGGCTTGCCAAATTCGTGGAAGCGAAGCGCTTGCATCAGCTCTCGATAAGCGCGGGGAAATCCGGACACAAGAGCGAGCGCTCCAGCGGCCCCTGCTTGCCCACGAAGCGCATCCCGCCATTCTCGTCGCAGAACCAGACCTCGATGGCACCGGCATCGAAATAGAGCGCCATCTTCTCCTCCATCTCAGCCCGGGTATTCGATGGCGAGATGACTTCAACGCAGATCTCGGGAGACTCCACCAGCACCTCTCCCACCACGGCGGTGGACTCGCGAAGGTCCGAGAGCCACACGACATCGACGGCCTTCACTCCATCGGAGGTGGAAAGCGGGCACTCCGTGCGGACATTGCCACCGAGGCGGGTGCGTAGTTGATAGCCGATCTCGAACTGGCGGCTTCCGTGGTGATAACCGGGAGGAGGTGACATGAGAATGTGCCCGTGGCGGTCCGTTTCAAAACGACCCGTGATCTTCGCCAGCTCGGGGTCAGCAAGCAGCCGCTCCCAGACGCGGAGATTGAACTCCGTCTGGTCCCCCCGCAGCGGAAGCTGGATGGCTAGGCTCATGGGCACATGCTAGCGGACATCTCCTGCCACCGCAAGTTCACGGGAAGAGACCGCGCTGCGCCTTCACGTCAGCCACCGTCTTGATCGCGAGGGCCTGGGCGGCGGTGCGATGCGGCAGCCCGTGGCGCTCGGCGAAGTGCAGCACGCGGGAAAAGGCATTCTCCAGCATGGTCTCCAGCTTCGTGAGCACCTCGCGCTCCGTCCACTGGAAGCGCTGGAGATTCTGCACCCACTCGAAGTAGGAGACCGTTACGCCCCCTGCGTTGCAAAGGATGTCCGGGATCACGAAGATGTCGCCGCGCTCGTTGAGCACTGCATCCGCCTCGGGCGTGGTCGGGCCGTTCGCGCCCTCCGCCAGCACCTTGCACTTCAGGAGCGGCGCGTTTTCCCCGGTGATGACCATGTCGGTGGCCGCCGGGATGAGGATGTCGCAGGGCTGGCAGAGCAGGGCATCCGGCTCGATGGGCTCTGCCTCCGGGAAGCCCTGGATGCTGCCGCGCGATGCCACGTGGTCGCGCAGCTTGCGGGTATCGATGCCCCCGGCATTCCAGATTGCCCCGGTGACGTCCGAGATCCCGATGACCTTCACGTTGGAATTCGCCAGCGCATAGGCGGCGTGCGCGCCCACATTGCCGAAGCCCTGCACGATCGCCGTGGCGCCATCGATGGGCAGGTTCAGCTTGTTCAGCGCACGGCAGGCGAGGAAGGCAACACCGTGGCCGGTGGCCTGCGTGCGACCCGCCGAGCCCTGCAACGCGAGCGGCTTACCCGTGACGATGCCCGGAATCAGGCGGCCGGCATGGGTGGAGTAGGTGTCCGTCATCCATGCCATGGTCTGCTCGTTCGTGCCCATGTCGGGCGCCATGATGTCGATGTCCGGCCCAATGAAAGGGATCATCTCCATGGTGTAGCGGCGGGTGATGCGCTCCAGCTCGCCCTGGCTCATCGCCCGGGGGTCACAGGTGATGCCGCCCTTCCCCCCGCCATACGGCAGGTCCATCAGCGCGCACTTCCAATTCATCCACATCGCCAATGCAGCCACCTCTCCGAGATCCACGCGCGGGTGATAGCGCAAGCCGCCCTTCACCGGACCGCGGGTCAGGTGATGCTGCACGCGGTGGCCGAAGTAAACTTTCGTGGAGCCGTCGTCATGGCGGATCGGCACGGTCACGGTGATCAGGCGCTTCGGCCACTTCGTGCGCTCCCGCAACTCGTCATTGAGGCCGAGGAAATCGGCGACCCCGTCGAATTGGGTGGCCGCCATGGCGAAGACAGGATTCCGCAAAAGTTCGTCACGCATGAGACCTTTCTAACCGAGGAACCGGGGATGCCAACGAATCCTTTTCCCCGGATCGATTCCTGCCGATAGTATCACCAATGACTGCACGCGATCTCGTCCTGCCTTCCTTCTTCGGCGACGCACTGGCCCTCGGCCCGCACTGGATCTACGATCCCGTCCAAATCGCCGCGTGGTATCCCGGCGGCATCCGCGCGTATGAAGCGCCCCGCAGCCAATACCATCCCGCCACGAAGGCAGCCGGGGACTTCACACACTACGGGGACCAGGCGCTCGCCCTGCTCGAGTCCCTTGCCGGTGCGGGCGGCAGCCTGGAGAATTGGCCCGCCGATTGGCTTCGCTGGGCGGAGAGGATCCGTGAGGACAAGAGCAGCTACCTCGATGGCGCGACCCGGGGCACCCTGCAAAACCTGGCCGCTGGCGTGGCGGAACCGTCACCCTCCAGCGATCTCGGTGGCGCGGCCCGCATCGCGCCCCTGCTGGCTTTCCATCGCGACGTGGAGCAGCTCGTGCCGCTGGCGCGCGCCCAGACCGCACTGACCCACGGCGACCCGCAGGTCATCGATGCCGCCGAATTCTTCGCGAGGGCGGCGGTGTCTGTCGCCGGTGGCGCGGGCTTTGAGGAAGCCTTCGATGAAGCCGCATCACACCCCTACGACGCTTTGCCCGCGATCGATTGGGGCACGCTCGGGCGCGATGCCTCGAGCGGTGATCTGGCGGCGAAGGCGGGTGCCCTCGGACTCGGCTGCGATATCGATGGGGCATTCCCCATCACCCTCGCGCTCGCCTTCCGCTACGAAGCGGACCCCGTCGAGGCGCTTTCGGCGAATGCGATGCTCGGGGGTGATTCCGCCGCGCGTGGCTTGCTGCTCGGCCTCCTGATGGGTGCGCGGCATGGCGCGGCGGCATTCCCCGCTGAGTGGATCAGCGGGCTGCGCTCGATCGATGCGATCGAGCGCGCCTTGCCATGACTCACGCCACCGGCCGCAGCAGGTAGCCCGCCACCCAGCCCTCGGTGCCGGAAGCATTCCGGCACCAGTGCCAGCCGTGGATCTGCTTGAGCGACTCCAGCTCATCGCCGCGGCGGATCACCAGCGTGGCGGGGTCGAATGACTCCAGCGCGGCGAAGCGACCCTCGCCGAGCGGCTCCAGAATATCCTCCGGCACGTAGCCGTCATTGCCATTGTCATCCTCCGCCCACACCCAGCCCGGCCAAGCCCGGTCCACCGGGCCCACGGTCACCTCATCGCCCGGCTGCAGGCGGATGGGATTGCTGTCCTTTTCCTCGTAGTCGGCATTGGCGGTGAAGCTGGGCATGGGGTGACACTGAAGCAGCACAGCATGAAACGGCAAGACCGGGCTCGATTCGCCCTTCTTGACATAATAACGCATCACGTTATTATTACTCCACCTGATGATCCGCTCGTTTGCCTGTAAAGAAACCGAGCGATTCTTCGAGGAACGCAAAAGCCGAATTTTTCCGTTCACGATCCAGAGCGTCGCACTGCGGAAGCTCGCTCAACTTCACGCCGTGACTGAACTCCAACAACTCGCCGTACCACCCGGCAACCGGCTGGAGGCCCTGAAAGGAAACAGGAAGGGGCAGCATTCGATTCGCATCAATGACCAGTGGAGAGTCTGTTTCCTCTGGATGGCAGATGGCCCTTACGACGTCGAAATCGTTGATTACCACTAGACCCATGAAAGCCCTACCACCTACCCACCCTGGCGAGGTCCTTCGGGAAGACTTTCTCGTCCCGCTCGGCATCAGCGAATATCGCCTCGCGAAGGACATCGGCGTACCCCCGCGCCGCATCAATGAGATCGTGAAGGGCAGGCGCTCGGTCACGGTGGATACCGCACTTCGCCTTGAGCGGTACTTCCGCTGGCCTGCGGAAGTCTGGCTCAATCTCCAGGCTCATCATGATCAGGTGCTCGCACGGGAATCCATGAAAGCCGAGCTATCCGGCATCCAGCCGTGCCAAGCCCTTTGAATCACCTCGCCAATGGCAGCGTCACGACGAAGCACGCTCCTCCTTCCGCGCCATCCTCGTAGCCGACGTCGCCACCCATGGCCTTCACCAGTTCGTGGACGATGTGCAGGCCGAGACCCGTCGAGAGCTCATTGCCGGTCGGGCGGGCGCTGAGGCGGGAGAACTTCCGGAAAAGCCGCGGACGCTCGTCTTCCTTCACCCCGGGGCCGCGGTCCTCGATGCGGAAGACCCCGTCGCAGCCCTCGCTGGAGAGCCGGATGACGACCTGCGAGCCGGGCGGCGAAAACTTGATCGCATTCGAAACGAGATTCTCCAGCGTGCAGAGCAGCGAGCGTCTGTCGGCGCGCACCGGCAGCGTCTCGGCATCGCACTCGATGTCCACCGTGGTCTCCTTGTTCGCCGCATGCTGTGAAAGTGCCTCGATCGCCTGCTCCGAGTAGTCGCGCAGGCACAGCGGCGTCATCTCCAGCGATGACTTCGCCTCGTCGAGACGCTGCGTCTGCAGGAGAGAAGCCGTGATTTCCAAGGCGCGGGCCGCCGACTGCGAAATGCTGTCCACCAGCCGTGCCTGCTGCAGCGATAGCTGCCCGGCACCCTCCTCCAGCATCGAGGCCGCGAAGATCACGCCGCCCAGCGGATTCTTCAGGTCATGCGCCACGATCTCCAGCAGGTGATTCCGCTCCTCGACCGCCGCCGCGAGGCGCAGGCGCATCTGCCGGAGGTTCAGGTGGAGCTGCACGCGCGACATCAGCTCCGGGCCGTGGAAGGGCTTCGTCACATAGTCCACGGCACCGACCGCCAGCGCCTCGGTGACGAAGCTCTTGTCCGTCACGGCGGAGAGGAAGATCACCGGCAGGGCGTGCCACTCCGGCTGTGCGAGCAAGCGCCTGCACACCTCGAAGCCGGTCATCCCCGGCATCATCACATCCAGCAGCAGCAGGTCCGGCTTCGCCGTCCGCATCTTCGCCAGCGCCTCCTCGCCACTGCCCGCGGCGATGACCTCGTGGCCCTGCTTCAGAAGCATGGGGCCGACCACCTGGATATTCTTCGGCTCGTCATCCACCACGAGGATGAGCGCGGGTCCGGAAGGCGGCGGCAGGGGATCGAAGTCAGGCATCGGCGACGATCAATTCAATGACTCCCGGAAAGGCTTCCAGCAAGCGTCCGGCTTCCGCCACGTCCATCGTCCCCGCGGCCGTGGCCAACCGACGCGCGTAGTCCTCCAGCGGCGGGCAATCGTGGCTCTCCGCCAGCCCGGCCAGCTCGCCCGCAAATCCTGCCGTTGCCTGCGCGGGCACCAGCTTGACCAGCGCGGGCAACCTCGTCTCGCACAGGCGTTCCAGTGCCGGGCGCAGTTCCGGCCAGGTGCGGTCGCTCGCGGGGATCACCACCGGCACCGCCGCCCGGGGCCGAGCGGTGGCCGCAGCGGCATGCACTGGAAGGAAACGCGCGAGCTCCAGATACAGCCGCTCGCGGCTCACCGGCTTGCTCGCATGGCCGTCGAAGATGCGCTTCAGGTCCGGCTGGCCTTCGAGCAATTCCGAGGCGGACATCGCCACCAGCGGGATGTCCCGGGTCTCCGCGCTCGCCTTCAGCATCGCGTGGGCGCTGCGACCGTCCGTCACCGGCATGCGCAGGTCCATGAGCACCACGTGCGGGCGCAGGCGCAGGCAGGACATCACGGCCTGCTCGCCATTCTCCGCCTCCAGCACCTCGTGATGGGTCCCGTGGAGATAACCGCGAATCAGGTCCCGGTTCATCGGCACGTCGTCCACCACCAGGATCTTCGCGGGAGCGAGGCGGTTGAAATCCACCATGCCGTCGTTGATCGACGCACCGGTTCCCTCAGCCGCCCCCTCGCATCGCCTCACCGGCACCCGCAGGTGGAAGACCGATCCTTCCCCCATCGTGCTGCGCGCACCCATCTCGCCATCCATCAGCGAGACCAGCCGCTCGCAGATGCTCAGGCCCAGCCCCGTGCCTTGGTAATGCCGCGCCTCCTGCGACTCCACTTGGTAGAAGGGCCGGAAAATGTCCCGCAGCTTCACCGCATCAATGCCGATCCCCGTGTCCTCCACCTCCACAGCCAGCATCATTTCCTCCCCATCACCCTCGCCGTGCATCGTCACGGTCACCCGGCCGTTGTGGGTGAATTTCACCGCATTCCCGATCAGGTTCACCAGCACCTGCCGCAACCGCAGGGCGTCGAAGCCGAGGCACGCCGGCACCGAGCGATCCAGCAAGATCGAGAAGTCCAGGCCCTTCTCGCGGGTGCGATAGGCGAAGAGCGTCTCCAGATTCTCGGCAAAGCGCCTCATCTCCACCGACTCCGGATTCAGCTCCAGCTTGCCCGCCTCGATCTTGGAAAGGTCGAGCAGGTCATTGATCAGCGCCAGCAGCGACCGGCCGCTGGTGACGATGGCATTCGCGAAGTGCTTGTCCTGCGGCTTGACCACCGACTCGTGGAGCAGCTCGCCGAAGCCGAGGATCGCATTCAGCGGCGTGCGGATCTCGTGGCTCATCATGGCCAGGAAGTCTGTCTTCGCCTGGTCCGCTTCCTCCGCCTTCCTCTTCCCCTGCTCCAGCGTCACCTCGCGGTCCTTTGCCATCAGGTAGAGGCCCAGCAGCACGACGCCGGTCACGCCCGCCAGCAGGGCGATGGCCGCAGTGGTCACCACCACGTCGTTCGTGTCCTTGAAATTCTTCACCATCCGCTGCTTCCGCTCGGCCAGCAGCTTCTTTTCCTCATCCCGCATCGCGTCGATGATCTGGCGGATCTCGTCCATCAGCGAGCGCCCCAGATTCGTCTCCACGATCGCCGCGGCGGCGGCAAATCCCTGGTCATGGCGGGCCACGATACCGTCCTGCAACTCCGCCTTCTTTCGCTTCACCAGATCGAGCACGCGCTGCATGCGGGCCTGCTGCTCCGGATTGTCGTCGGTCAGTGCCTTCAGCGCTTCCATCTGCTGGTCCACGGCATCCAGCGCGTCGTGGTAGGGAGCCAGATACTCTTCCTGCCCGGTGATCACGTAGCCCCGGTGACCGGTCTCGAGATTCAGCATCGCGATCAGGCAGCTCTCCAGCTCGATCATCACCCGGTGCGTGTGGTCCACGCCCTTCGCATCCACGAGGATGGCACGGGTATTCCTCACCGAGGTGACCGCGCCGTAGATGATCATCACGAGCGCCACGATGGCGGGGACCAGGTAGCGGGCCTTCAGATGGCGGCGCATGCAGGCAAGGCAAGACGGACTTTCCACAATACCGCACCATCCGCGCGGTGGGGGACAAGCTCTTTCCTCCCCGACCGGGGTTTCAAACGCCACCCGGGCGCGAAGGGTCCCAGCCACACGAAAAGCAGAGCAATAAGCGACTGGAGAAGATGCACGGTGCATCGCGGCCAACCCGCGGGCGAGCGGAGGAGCGACCTCGCCAGAAGGCCCACAAACCACTGACCATCAAAACAATGAACA
The window above is part of the Luteolibacter flavescens genome. Proteins encoded here:
- a CDS encoding hybrid sensor histidine kinase/response regulator, which translates into the protein MPDFDPLPPPSGPALILVVDDEPKNIQVVGPMLLKQGHEVIAAGSGEEALAKMRTAKPDLLLLDVMMPGMTGFEVCRRLLAQPEWHALPVIFLSAVTDKSFVTEALAVGAVDYVTKPFHGPELMSRVQLHLNLRQMRLRLAAAVEERNHLLEIVAHDLKNPLGGVIFAASMLEEGAGQLSLQQARLVDSISQSAARALEITASLLQTQRLDEAKSSLEMTPLCLRDYSEQAIEALSQHAANKETTVDIECDAETLPVRADRRSLLCTLENLVSNAIKFSPPGSQVVIRLSSEGCDGVFRIEDRGPGVKEDERPRLFRKFSRLSARPTGNELSTGLGLHIVHELVKAMGGDVGYEDGAEGGACFVVTLPLAR
- a CDS encoding SH3 domain-containing protein, with the translated sequence MPSFTANADYEEKDSNPIRLQPGDEVTVGPVDRAWPGWVWAEDDNGNDGYVPEDILEPLGEGRFAALESFDPATLVIRRGDELESLKQIHGWHWCRNASGTEGWVAGYLLRPVA
- a CDS encoding Uma2 family endonuclease: MSLAIQLPLRGDQTEFNLRVWERLLADPELAKITGRFETDRHGHILMSPPPGYHHGSRQFEIGYQLRTRLGGNVRTECPLSTSDGVKAVDVVWLSDLRESTAVVGEVLVESPEICVEVISPSNTRAEMEEKMALYFDAGAIEVWFCDENGGMRFVGKQGPLERSLLCPDFPALIES
- a CDS encoding Glu/Leu/Phe/Val family dehydrogenase codes for the protein MRDELLRNPVFAMAATQFDGVADFLGLNDELRERTKWPKRLITVTVPIRHDDGSTKVYFGHRVQHHLTRGPVKGGLRYHPRVDLGEVAALAMWMNWKCALMDLPYGGGKGGITCDPRAMSQGELERITRRYTMEMIPFIGPDIDIMAPDMGTNEQTMAWMTDTYSTHAGRLIPGIVTGKPLALQGSAGRTQATGHGVAFLACRALNKLNLPIDGATAIVQGFGNVGAHAAYALANSNVKVIGISDVTGAIWNAGGIDTRKLRDHVASRGSIQGFPEAEPIEPDALLCQPCDILIPAATDMVITGENAPLLKCKVLAEGANGPTTPEADAVLNERGDIFVIPDILCNAGGVTVSYFEWVQNLQRFQWTEREVLTKLETMLENAFSRVLHFAERHGLPHRTAAQALAIKTVADVKAQRGLFP
- a CDS encoding ADP-ribosylglycohydrolase family protein, encoding MTARDLVLPSFFGDALALGPHWIYDPVQIAAWYPGGIRAYEAPRSQYHPATKAAGDFTHYGDQALALLESLAGAGGSLENWPADWLRWAERIREDKSSYLDGATRGTLQNLAAGVAEPSPSSDLGGAARIAPLLAFHRDVEQLVPLARAQTALTHGDPQVIDAAEFFARAAVSVAGGAGFEEAFDEAASHPYDALPAIDWGTLGRDASSGDLAAKAGALGLGCDIDGAFPITLALAFRYEADPVEALSANAMLGGDSAARGLLLGLLMGARHGAAAFPAEWISGLRSIDAIERALP
- a CDS encoding CHASE3 domain-containing protein, with the translated sequence MRRHLKARYLVPAIVALVMIIYGAVTSVRNTRAILVDAKGVDHTHRVMIELESCLIAMLNLETGHRGYVITGQEEYLAPYHDALDAVDQQMEALKALTDDNPEQQARMQRVLDLVKRKKAELQDGIVARHDQGFAAAAAIVETNLGRSLMDEIRQIIDAMRDEEKKLLAERKQRMVKNFKDTNDVVVTTAAIALLAGVTGVVLLGLYLMAKDREVTLEQGKRKAEEADQAKTDFLAMMSHEIRTPLNAILGFGELLHESVVKPQDKHFANAIVTSGRSLLALINDLLDLSKIEAGKLELNPESVEMRRFAENLETLFAYRTREKGLDFSILLDRSVPACLGFDALRLRQVLVNLIGNAVKFTHNGRVTVTMHGEGDGEEMMLAVEVEDTGIGIDAVKLRDIFRPFYQVESQEARHYQGTGLGLSICERLVSLMDGEMGARSTMGEGSVFHLRVPVRRCEGAAEGTGASINDGMVDFNRLAPAKILVVDDVPMNRDLIRGYLHGTHHEVLEAENGEQAVMSCLRLRPHVVLMDLRMPVTDGRSAHAMLKASAETRDIPLVAMSASELLEGQPDLKRIFDGHASKPVSRERLYLELARFLPVHAAAATARPRAAVPVVIPASDRTWPELRPALERLCETRLPALVKLVPAQATAGFAGELAGLAESHDCPPLEDYARRLATAAGTMDVAEAGRLLEAFPGVIELIVADA
- a CDS encoding HigA family addiction module antitoxin — translated: MKALPPTHPGEVLREDFLVPLGISEYRLAKDIGVPPRRINEIVKGRRSVTVDTALRLERYFRWPAEVWLNLQAHHDQVLARESMKAELSGIQPCQAL
- a CDS encoding MDR family NADPH-dependent oxidoreductase is translated as MQALRFHEFGKPQDVLKLEPLELPPLAEGEVRLKILAAPVNPADLNFIEGTYGVKPELPAVPGIEGCGEVIESRSSDLRIGDRAIMLRRAGSWATHVQLPADHLFKIPADLDPLQAAMLKVNPATAWRLLTGTGTPASGSWIVQNAANSAVGRCVIAVARELGIRTINLVRRPELIDELQALGADLVVTDDDAGMDAVKSAGAGKPALAFNCVGGESALRLMNLLAPGGIHITYGAMARRPLTVPNGLLIFKDLQLRGLWITKWIESAPKQELDEAYAKLAALMTNGSLTMPVDSTHSLESSGTALERVSAAGRDGKVLLVP
- a CDS encoding type II toxin-antitoxin system RelE/ParE family toxin, whose translation is MIRSFACKETERFFEERKSRIFPFTIQSVALRKLAQLHAVTELQQLAVPPGNRLEALKGNRKGQHSIRINDQWRVCFLWMADGPYDVEIVDYH